A genomic segment from Wolbachia endosymbiont of Ctenocephalides felis wCfeF encodes:
- a CDS encoding 50S ribosomal protein L9 produces MLVILKENIRTLGKLGEIVKVKPGYARNFLFPQKKAVKATKESIAKLEEQRSFLEEENIRKLNLAKELAASLAGKFVVLVKQASEDGKIFGSITTREIAKSLLQECEIDHRKISFNGVKIRNLGEYQVGVELHSEVVVPVAVHVVRSETDAHELRQVKLQSQKSQQQESQTAEQEDINDK; encoded by the coding sequence ATGTTGGTAATTTTAAAGGAAAATATAAGGACTCTTGGTAAATTAGGCGAAATTGTGAAGGTAAAGCCTGGCTATGCACGCAATTTTCTTTTTCCGCAAAAGAAGGCGGTTAAAGCTACTAAGGAGAGTATAGCAAAACTGGAGGAGCAGCGTTCCTTTTTAGAAGAGGAGAACATAAGAAAATTGAATTTGGCAAAAGAGCTAGCAGCGTCTCTTGCTGGTAAGTTTGTGGTGTTAGTAAAGCAAGCTTCCGAGGATGGCAAAATTTTTGGTTCTATAACAACAAGAGAAATTGCAAAATCTTTGTTGCAGGAGTGTGAAATTGATCACCGTAAAATATCCTTTAATGGAGTAAAAATAAGAAACTTAGGTGAGTATCAAGTGGGTGTAGAACTTCACAGTGAGGTAGTGGTACCAGTCGCTGTTCATGTTGTGAGGTCAGAAACAGATGCGCATGAGTTAAGACAGGTAAAATTACAAAGCCAAAAGTCACAGCAACAAGAGAGTCAGACTGCAGAGCAAGAAGACATAAACGATAAGTAA
- a CDS encoding 30S ribosomal protein S18 has product MTRKRSNFNDSYVSVNNRTGFRRSKVCPLAALGDEEIDYKNTDLLSKYVSDYGRILPRRLTGVCAKKQRKLRLEIIRARFLSRIPYCTKKV; this is encoded by the coding sequence ATGACAAGAAAACGAAGTAATTTTAATGATTCTTATGTATCTGTAAATAACAGGACTGGGTTTAGGCGTTCTAAAGTTTGTCCTCTTGCTGCGCTGGGAGATGAAGAAATAGATTATAAGAATACGGATTTATTATCCAAATATGTCTCTGACTATGGTAGAATATTACCTAGAAGATTAACAGGTGTGTGTGCAAAAAAGCAGAGGAAATTGCGCTTAGAAATCATAAGGGCACGTTTTTTATCTCGTATTCCTTACTGTACTAAAAAAGTTTAG
- a CDS encoding 30S ribosomal protein S6 codes for MNLYEFTFIAQQGLLQQEVEEMIQELGVLLKNIKADIMLQQIKGILNDKPTKQESEVRAKNIQESLVDYSNFLEGFAKILWVELEKDLSNLKEVKLQINKELKNDLEGLGITQDFIKLPEGDKQIAKGAFIRNTINALKENISEHLIKIFQEVLTSSKVTDQNRLSKALEALLGSVEASGLIKYEYWGLLDFAYPINKMKSGHYSIMCVSSTPSIMDEFARRVKLNENIIRHLSVRVDKFFEGKSYMMNKEVEEQSA; via the coding sequence GTGAATCTTTATGAATTTACTTTTATAGCACAACAGGGCTTATTACAGCAAGAAGTAGAAGAAATGATCCAAGAGCTAGGTGTTTTATTGAAGAACATTAAAGCAGATATTATGCTTCAGCAAATCAAGGGCATCCTAAATGACAAGCCCACGAAACAGGAGTCAGAGGTGCGTGCTAAAAACATTCAAGAAAGTTTAGTTGATTATTCTAATTTTTTGGAAGGTTTTGCAAAAATTCTATGGGTCGAATTAGAAAAAGATCTCTCAAATTTGAAAGAAGTGAAGTTGCAAATTAACAAAGAATTGAAAAACGACCTGGAAGGTCTGGGAATAACACAAGATTTTATAAAACTTCCAGAGGGTGATAAGCAAATTGCTAAGGGTGCATTTATTCGCAATACAATAAATGCTTTAAAGGAAAATATTTCAGAGCATCTAATAAAGATTTTTCAAGAGGTTTTAACAAGTTCCAAAGTAACAGATCAAAACCGATTGAGTAAAGCATTAGAGGCGCTTTTAGGAAGTGTTGAAGCTTCAGGATTGATAAAGTATGAATATTGGGGTCTATTAGACTTCGCGTATCCGATAAATAAGATGAAGAGTGGTCATTATTCTATAATGTGCGTGAGTTCTACTCCAAGTATTATGGATGAATTTGCGCGTAGAGTAAAGCTTAACGAAAATATCATTCGCCACTTGTCTGTTCGGGTTGATAAATTTTTTGAAGGTAAATCTTATATGATGAATAAAGAAGTTGAGGAGCAAAGCGCATAA